The genomic window GAAGTCCGGCAAGGCGCAGAAGAACATATCCAAATCggacaaaaagaaaaagaagcacAAGAGGAAGGAGAGCTACGCCATTTACATCTACAAGGTACTGAAGCAGGTGCATCCCGACACCGGTATCTCTTCGAAGGCGATGTCAATCATGAACTCGTTCGTGAACGACATCTTCGAGAGGATCGCGGCGGAGGCGTCCCGTCTCGCACACTACAACAAGCGTTCGACGATCACGTCCCGCGAGGTGCAGACCTCCGTGAGGCTCCTGCTGCCCGGCGAGCTCGCCAAGCACGCCGTCAGCGAGGGCACCAAGGCCGTCACCAAGTACACCAGCTCCAAGTGAGCGTCGCGGCGCGGTGGGACAACGGCGGCGGCGGCGTAGGACCAGC from Pieris rapae chromosome 23, ilPieRapa1.1, whole genome shotgun sequence includes these protein-coding regions:
- the LOC123690232 gene encoding histone H2B, producing the protein MPPKTSGKAAKKSGKAQKNISKSDKKKKKHKRKESYAIYIYKVLKQVHPDTGISSKAMSIMNSFVNDIFERIAAEASRLAHYNKRSTITSREVQTSVRLLLPGELAKHAVSEGTKAVTKYTSSK